In Nasonia vitripennis strain AsymCx chromosome 2, Nvit_psr_1.1, whole genome shotgun sequence, a genomic segment contains:
- the LOC100121997 gene encoding protein PRRC2C isoform X9 codes for MSTLSGIVSKGEKGKTKYQSIDINSLYRSSRGESLEQHQQKNTVPRKHGMQSLGKVPSARRPPANLPSLRSEISSSDPAVSLVPSGGSGWATTKETAPTTSTTTTANTPSDNTTTNSSPAQCTTGPTPTSLTSQQHPPLPGQQSSTQSPHPSEAGNKSSWSAIMSRSGDAAIGYAGLVESGRGVRGALGLSFLAHQSPQFQHEFPSLSGQSSASVSNQGQQQTSSTATNANAAQHQSMLQQQSYSHNHSGGGPTGQQPPQNRENAQYGPGPSLRPQSEGSWIQGGSRIPAGQGAGGAVGMAGSGNIPGVQGPPLGRGGPALGSDGPAGGRPNSGPSPGTAMGPAGQHAGAQNDQNQQVGPNMHHYRGIIPPFMYRGNFPAGGNFQAQFPAGGPRPRFNYPSGREPPQQQQQQQRPEREGRGGPPQQPVEEEIVPRPIIKEEDLSRMDDISRDAGWTASDDIDYNQKLAFSDDEAENDSAPPPSTHSGLPSKSKPSDDVRKQEQQDKHALGHGHGHSHPNEDKHLHDDKEPPQQLNARDHLKRDDQKESVGPGNRNEPRGEMQSLRSWNNQGPVPRDYRGPPPSNYPIPQQPPLRTVHSVRDEEEELWHQRRREQGEKVASAVERARQRKEEEEKRFQEITKQAAAKKLQDLENKLKEKHKLKDDDHQHSGNESGGSKSGPVSGPVIPVPEWEREREGRERSRTSSSEGVGAKDDIKAAGRGDSQSSSSQQSQSEFRQIDRPSFMRQQQQASAEQSTGSGGGTGSIRNERDRERERERDQREMREPAFSRHFQSNLPPRFQKQQAERSGAGAGGAPNSRLSPSAERSQPVSFSQQYDPSRWVHNHSNSLSSSMKSGHALSAPPRRTRADSDVSGPLDDDLGPGGNSRPGPRAPPAPRSDERHRHSGSGRYEPARKQGSDGGYYDDYPPRRSERGDRYKDYEYDDRHGRDGRDTGSWADQHPDRRYDDKPEGRDAREGRDGRDLRDRDLRDKKDYDNYSKGPTSQDSFDDQPQASQHGRGDSSGPEWREERRDLRSHDDRSGSAESNRRSGGELSRSGDELQRSERPQRPDSRDSRTSRESRGSLRTADDDFHNNKSSRDSGSWAACNDFSDYEDNKKQQQHIFREDIRDRDRDRDREGPPPPRDRRQPSGPVTKDKLDQEEIKRGGLAQLKRNEPLDKKEPGKPTDQSLDTKKDSSELAWNRGKPERTPEPRETKSTAWADAVSPTFEKEEEEKRMMMESQHSNDDDKKLAQSIEKLSIDGGKRLAGSDLEATHNDTDKDSLKDDKRDKNARNRASSSGSRGPRGGESRAARTWGSGGGNGGTGSGTVSSGTGAGNANSGANAGNAGGAFNNSNAYGQRTWRGAEPPPARGRRAAGPRSMGGRPGSAKSGTYDRTDSELSGDELVSGSTDSTKDERRPSAARSPKPSAPKGEKEERNRNAASSRKEDQLQQQNQQQQPSRGGDYQRENQRDNQRDNQRDNQRENQRENQRENQRDSQSRNNKRAEGAADFADSRGSGRPSREGFAPSGEPSRRGRGGFRNNRGSASTTGSAASGRMEGYGPPPSKSPFSSDRIDENNSGKQQHSSTPTPSEHEDGGNATNQSESTDDKIIAKQQALTAGITGRHAKSPNQLNAANHEGSGGNARGAKKEDSRSKRTRSGSRRGRGGGGAGSEHRSRGVNNANNKNELGNEDWETTSENSEEHADDRKHGSRSGKSFGSRGERRENANAVGNNAQQHPREPREPRGNRENRENREPRGEKGGQKSSNAQSNRAPGGGEKGRNAQNAAERAGNRDNGQRNHHSGNIPPLMQNSQAQNGRPRSQGSANAGPINNMKSSIINKDSTVNRIDEIKLNDPNLVNQALNDINTKQSKDKRGGNAPDMDVDSNCIDDGMNAGDEKIDADGFQEVRSKKNVKESSRQQQQKEEQQQSSKPGRRDRDKDRGERDRSKSKTNGPQSQQQQGQQQGQNIPSLLGQPIGQAGAGAPPKQYERNASRQKLAPRFQKQRLAKQQQQQQAGGNESSDSATGKAQNQQANTIKDAPGGVALPPTVNAWDKPFTGGSSSRSPPSPAAAAVPADIQLMSGLTGQNSAAAEHEAAGHADSQQQTGATTGNSQRNSPNCDKVSSGKLAQVKEAGGPGQDKGGQDSSSPPVQTLIFENTNYSKNTKNSVGSAGDMAIKSKYSNHIKAQSRDKRASDIEDDNAQLQQHQQQSLAVAFSSKPNELMKDKLPQQQQEPIQMPLSFNNKEDNADMKLDFTFDSDLSQLTEDKSKSLGMPRSMHITGGQSTISPSTAELNLKIASVKKVWENAPPMPTVVEHEVDGSVVSTANSFPQAFESNDVDDSYSAHQQYNQANMKNEITTSTNVCKLVPPQVKPQQQSSGGGGAQPGSSVPGPSPIGPGQSPIGHPPASLQGPLSPPPFNSTGQPSHMNYQYPGSQPAQYGSMSAIPSPPAVLFNTGSGQLPAQAGGLYGAFQLDQSRSPFTQYPPYAASLQSSFNQQNMYLQQPPPPHAPNAPTPDIYQNNLSQYRLTAAAAPPFGQNQQLSNNPNTVLISSSSNSLMSATVKPSSQPIGAIGTKAPHFQAPSAPPQASQLTYIPYDPNQVLGVSGSYMGNSQLVQRPGPNVQPSANNYYSATSADVFSGSQTGFYQPGGAAQQTGAHYSLQGFGQHSQSLATGNAPPVGLQNFGSQFLSGSGLQIAAAAAAQQYRNPTGGLPGPANAAATFLSKHQQQEQPRQLKSPSGNQQDVIASVFSSTSPKSRKQQSSSQQPQPSPTQHHKFQQYQGVSQSALVSSYPNYVLQQQNVRGMGGMPPRGGIQPSQQRYPPPIQRPVVPFPPGPNPNNSQQGQQQQNCMPNQQQQSQMNRHRPNIHQQQQQQRNMKMQQQYYSGQSNVKMDSNDKVDSHNDKISDNNAGNQSSGNKSNANPPESDNKEEVSQQNE; via the exons ATGTCTACTCTGTCGGGGATTGTGTCGAAGGGGGAGAAAGGAAAGACAAAGTACCAATCGATAGATATCAATAGTTTGTACAGGTCGAGCAGG GGAGAGTCTTTGGAACAACACCAGCAGAAGAATACAGTACCCCGCAAACATGGAATGCAAAGCTTGGGAAAGGTGCCCTCGGCGCGCCGACCACCTGCTAATCTGCCTAGTTTGAGAAGTGAGATCAGTAGCAGCGATCCAGCTGTCAGTTTAGTACCTAGCGGCGGAAGCGGTTGGGCCACGACCAAGGAAACAGCACCTACAACTAGTACCACAACAACAGCAAACACTCCATCCGATAACACTACT ACCAACTCATCACCCGCACAATGTACAACAGGACCCACACCCACGTCTCTGACATCACAACAGCATCCACCACTGCCAGGGCAACAAAGCAGTACACAATCTCCACATCCATCAGAAGCAGGGAACAAGTCATCATGGAGCGCAATCATGAGCAGATCAGGAGATGCTG CAATTGGTTACGCGGGGCTTGTGGAGTCAGGGAGAGGTGTAAGAGGTGCTCTTGGACTGAGCTTCCTTGCCCATCAGTCCCCGCAGTTCCAACACGAATTTCCCAGTCTCAGCGGGCAGTCCTCTGCCTCAGTCTCAAATCAGGGCCAGCAACAAACCTCCTCAACGGCTACAAATGCAAATGCTGCGCAGCACCAATCAATGCTGCAGCAACAGTCGTATTCCCACAACCACTCAG gagGTGGACCGACAGGTCAGCAGCCACCACAAAACCGAGAAAACGCACAATACGGTCCTGGGCCAAGTCTACGTCCCCAAA GCGAAGGAAGCTGGATCCAAGGTGGAAGTCGCATACCGGCTGGGCAAGGTGCAGGGGGAGCAGTAGGAATGGCCGGAAGTGGGAATATTCCGGGGGTCCAGGGCCCCCCGCTTGGCCGTGGCGGTCCAGCTCTAGGTTCAGATGGTCCCGCTGGCGGACGACCGAACTCGGGCCCGTCGCCAGGCACGGCCATGGGCCCGGCAGGCCAACATGCCGGAGCACAGAACGATCAGAACCAGCAGGTCGGACCCAACATGCATCACTACAGAGGCATCATTCCTCCATTC ATGTATAGAGGCAATTTTCCAGCTGGTGGAAACTTCCAGGCACAGTTCCCTGCAGGCGGACCGAGACCCCGCTTTAACTATCCGTCGGGTCGCGAGCCAccgcagcaacaacaacaacagcaacgtCCCGAACGTGAGGGTCGTGGTGGTCCGCCGCAGCAGCCCGTTGAAGAAGAAATCGTACCGCGCCCTATCATCAAGGAAGAGGACTTGTCGCGCATGGACGACATCTCGCGCGACGCCGGCTGGACGGCTTCCGACGATATCGATTACAATCAAAAACTAGCCTTCAGCGACGACGAGGCAGAGAATGATTCGGCTCCGCCGCCGTCTACTCATTCTGGCCTGCCAAGCAAGTCTAAACCGTCGGACGATGTTCGTAAACAGGAGCAGCAGGATAAGCATGCTCTCGGCCATGGTCATGGTCACTCTCATCCAAATGAGGACAAACATTTGCATGATGATAAAGAGCCGCCACAGCAACTCAATGCCCGCGATCACTTGAAGCGCGATGATCAGAAGGAGAGCGTTGGTCCCGGTAACAGGAATGAGCCCAGAGGCGAAATGCAGTCACTGCGCTCGTGGAATAACCAGGGCCCCGTGCCTCGTGATTATCGTGGACCACCACCATCTAACTACCCGATACCACAACAACCACCTTTGAGAACTGTACACTCCGTAAGAG atgaagaagaagaactgTGGCACCAGCGTCGCCGTGAGCAGGGTGAGAAGGTCGCATCAGCTGTAGAGCGCGCTCGCCAGCGcaaagaggaagaagagaaaCGTTTTCAGGAAATTACAAAGCAGGCTGCAGCTAAGAAACTCCAGGATCTGGAAAACAAGCTTAAAGAGAAGCATAAGCTAAAGGATGACGATCACCAACATTCGGGCAACGAGAGTGGCGGCAGCAAGTCTGGCCCCGTGTCAGGTCCGGTTATACCCGTGCCCGAGTGGGAAAGGGAGCGCGAGGGCCGCGAGCGTTCACGTACTTCGTCCTCAGAAGGTGTTGGAGCCAAGGACGATATCAAGGCAGCAGGCCGTGGCGATTCTCAATCATCATCGAGTCAACAGTCACAAAGTGAGTTCCGCCAGATAGACCGTCCTTCTTTCATGCGCCAGCAACAGCAGGCTTCTGCCGAGCAGTCGaccggcagcggcggcggcacagGTAGCATCCGCAACGAGCGTGAtcgcgagcgtgagcgtgagcGTGATCAGCGCGAGATGAGGGAGCCTGCCTTCTCCCGGCACTTTCAGAGCAATCTGCCGCCGAGATTCCAAAAGCAGCAGGCGGAGAGAAGCGGCGCCGGTGCAGGTGGGGCTCCCAATAGCCGGCTGTCCCCCAGCGCCGAACGCTCGCAGCCAGTTTCATTTTCGCAGCAATACGACCCAAGTCGATGGGTCCATAACCATTCTAACTCATTGA GCAGCAGCATGAAGTCCGGACATGCGCTCTCGGCTCCACCGCGTCGTACGCGCGCCGACTCTGACGTCTCGGGACCGCTTGACGATGACCTGGGCCCCGGCGGCAACAGCAGGCCTGGCCCTCGGGCCCCGCCAGCCCCGCGCTCCGATGAGCGACACCGACACTCTGGTAGCGGACGTTACGAACCTGCTAGAAAGCAGGGCTCTGACGGAGGCTACTATGACGACTACCCACCACGCAGGTCTGAACGGGGTGATCGCTACAAGGACTATGAGTATGACGACAGACACGGCAGAGACGGAAGAGATACTGGCAGCTGGGCAGATCAGCATCCTGACCGCCGATACGATGATAAACCAGAGGGCAGAGACGCTCGTGAAGGGCGGGATGGCAGAGATCTTAGAGACAGAGATCTCAGAGACAAGAAAGATTATGATAATTACTCTAAG gGTCCAACATCGCAAGACTCATTCGACGACCAACCACAAGCCAGCCAACATGGTCGTGGCGATTCAAGCGGACCAGAATGGCGTGAAGAACGTCGCGACTTGCGCTCGCATGACGATCGTTCCGGCTCAGCCGAAAGCAATCGCCGTAGTGGTGGCGAGTTGTCGCGCTCGGGTGACGAGCTGCAGCGCAGCGAACGTCCTCAGCGCCCGGACTCACGCGACAGCCGAACTTCCCGTGAATCCAGAGGCTCGCTCCGGACTGCCGATGACGACTTTCACAACAACAAGTCGTCCCGAGACAGTGGTTCCTGGGCGGCTTGCAATGATTTTTCCGATTACGAAGACAACAAGAAACAACAGCAGCATATTTTTCGCGAGGACATACGCGATCGGGACCGGGATCGGGATCGCGAGGGACCGCCGCCCCCGCGCGACCGTAGACAGCCGTCAGGTCCGGTAACTAAAGATAAGCTTGACCAGGAGGAGATTAAACGCGGCGGACTTGCTCAGCTGAAACGCAACGAGCCGCTAGACAAGAAGGAGCCTGGCAAGCCGACCGACCAGTCCCTTGACACTAAAAAAGATAGCAGTGAATTAGCCTGGAATCGCGGTAAACCCGAGCGTACGCCTGAGCCCCGTGAAACCAAGAGCACTGCTTGGGCGGATGCAGTTTCGCCCACTTTTgagaaggaggaagaagagaaaCGCATGATGATGGAGTCACAGCACAGCAATGATGACGACAAGAAATTGGCCCAGAGCATCGAGAAGCTGAGCATTGATGGTGGCAAGCGCTTGGCGGGCAGCGACCTCGAGGCTACACACAACGACACTGACAAAGATTCTCTCAAGGATGATAAGCGCGATAAGAACGCGCGTAACCGAgctagcagcagcggctctcGTGGTCCCCGTGGCGGCGAGTCTCGTGCAGCCCGTACATGGGGCAGCGGTGGCGGCAACGGCGGCACTGGCTCCGGTACTGTTAGTAGTGGAACTGGTGCAGGGAATGCAAACAGTGGTGCTAACGCTGGAAATGCCGGAGGCGCCTTTAACAACAGTAACGCTTACGGCCAGCGAACTTGGCGAGGTGCAGAACCTCCTCCAGCTCGCGGACGCCGAGCAGCCGGTCCTCGATCTATGGGAGGTCGGCCAGGTTCCGCTAAGAGTGGAACTTACGATCGCACTGATTCAGAGCTTAGCGGAGACGAGTTGGTTTCGGGCTCCACTGATTCCACCAAGGATGAGAGGCGACCCTCTGCAGCAAGATCGCCTAAGCCGTCTGCTCCTAAAGGTGAGAAGGAAGAGCGCAATCGCAACGCTGCATCTTCGAGGAAAGAAGATCAACTACAGCAACAGAATCAGCAGCAACAACCTTCTCGCGGCGGAGACTATCAACGGGAAAATCAAAGAGATAACCAGAGAGATAATCAAAGAGACAACCAGAGAGAAAATCAGAGAGAAAACCAAAGGGAAAACCAGAGGGACAGCCAATCACGCAATAATAAGCGTGCTGAAGGTGCAGCTGATTTTGCAGATTCACGCGGATCTGGACGACCAAGTCGAGAGGGCTTCGCCCCGTCAGGAGAGCCTTCGCGCCGCGGTCGCGGTGGGTTTCGCAATAACCGCGGATCAGCCAGTACAACTGGGAGCGCCGCCAGTGGGCGCATGGAGGGTTACGGCCCGCCGCCCAGCAAAAGCCCCTTTTCCTCGGACAGAATTGACGAAAACAATAGTGGCAAGCAGCAACACTCATCCACTCCTACTCCCTCCGAGCACGAAGACGGCGGAAACGCGACTAACCAATCCGAGTCCACTGACGATAAAATCATTGCCAAGCAACAGGCCTTGACTGCCGGTATTACCGGTAGACATGCCAAGTCGCCTAACCAGCTTAACGCCGCTAACCACGAGGGCAGCGGTGGTAACGCTCGAGGCGCCAAGAAGGAGGATTCAAGATCCAAGAGAACGAGGAGTGGAAGCAGAAGAGGCCGCGGAGGCGGTGGTGCTGGAAGCGAGCATCGTTCGCGAGGCGTGAATAATGCCAACAATAAAAACGAACTTGGTAATGAAGATTGGGAAACGACATCTGAGAACAGCGAGGAGCACGCTGATGACAGGAAACACGGTAGCCGCTCTGGCAAGTCATTCGGAAGCAGGGgtgaaagaagagaaaatgCTAACGCCGTCGGCAACAATGCACAGCAGCATCCCAGAGAGCCTAGAGAGCCAAGAGGTAACAGAGAGAACAGAGAGAACAGAGAACCACGAGGTGAGAAAGGCGGTCAAAAGTCTTCCAATGCGCAGTCGAATCGTGCACCCGGTGGTGGCGAAAAAGGTCGAAATGCTCAGAACGCCGCTGAACGCGCGGGCAACAGAGACAACGGCCAACGTAATCATCACTCGGGAAATATTCCACCGCTAATGCAGAACTCGCAAGCGCAAAATGGTAGACCTAGAAGCCAAGGCTCGGCTAATGCTGGACCCATCAACAACATGAAGTCCTCCATCATCAACAAAGATTCTACGGTGAACAGGATCGATGAGATAAAGCTGAACGATCCCAACCTAGTGAATCAGGCACTTAACGACATCAACACTAAGCAGTCAAAGGACAAGCGCGGTGGTAACGCACCCGACATGGATGTCGATAGTAACTGTATAGATGACGGCATGAACGCTGGCGACGAAAAGATCGATGCCGATGGCTTCCAGGAAGTCCGCTCAAAGAAGAACGTCAAAGAGTCGAgccgccagcagcagcaaaaggAGGAGCAACAGCAAAGCTCGAAACCTGGACGTCGCGATCGGGACAAGGACCGTGGTGAGCGCGACCGCTCGAAATCCAAGACCAACGGTCCCCAATCTCAACAGCAACAGGGTCAGCAGCAAGGCCAGAACATCCCATCTCTTCTTGGACAACCTATCGGTCAGGCCGGTGCTGGTGCTCCGCCTAAGCAATACGAGCGCAACGCCAGTCGCCAGAAGCTAGCGCCACGCTTCCAAAAGCAGCGACTAGccaagcagcagcaacagcagcaggccGGTGGAAACGAATCCAGCGATTCTGCCACTGGTAAGGCACAAAACCAGCAAGCCAATACAATTAAAGATGCGCCTGGCGGTGTGGCGCTCCCTCCAACCGTCAATGCTTGGGATAAACCGTTCACAGGTGGATCCTCGAGCCGCTCGCCCCCGTCGCCGGCTGCCGCAGCGGTGCCAGCCGACATCCAGCTGATGTCGGGCCTGACCGGGCAGAACAGCGCTGCAGCCGAGCACGAGGCCGCCGGCCACGCCGActcgcagcagcagacggGGGCCACGACCGGTAACAGCCAGCGCAACTCGCCCAACTGCGACAAAGTCAGCAGCGGTAAGCTTGCGCAGGTAAAGGAGGCCGGCGGCCCTGGACAGGACAAGGGTGGCCAGGACTCCTCCTCACCCCCGGTACAAACCCTCATATTTGAAAACACCAATTACTCGAAAAACACTAAGAATAGCGTCGGCTCTGCCGGCGATATGGCCATCAAGTCCAAATACTCGAACCACATTAAGGCCCAGTCACGCGATAAGCGAGCTAGCGACATCGAGGATGACAACGCACAGCTGCaacagcaccagcagcagtcACTGGCGGTAGCGTTCTCCAGCAAGCCCAACGAACTGATGAAGGACAAGCTGCCCCAGCAGCAACAGGAGCCAATACAGATGCCGCTCTCATTTAACAACAAGGAGGACAATGCAGACATGAAGCTGGACTTCACGTTCGACTCAGATCTGTCGCAGCTTACAGAAGATAAGAGCAAGAGTCTTGGTATGCCTAGATCTATGCACATCACCGGCGGTCAGAGCACGATATCTCCCTCTACAGCTGAGCTCAATCTGAAGATAGCATCAGTTAAGAaggtttgggagaacgctccGCCAATGCCGACAGTGGTTGAGCATGAGGTAGACGGCAGCGTGGTCAGTACGGCGAACAGTTTCCCCCAAGCTTTCGAAAGCAATGATGTCGATGACAGCTACAGCGCTCATCAACAGTACAACCAGGCTAACATGAAGAATGAGATCACCACCTCGACGAATGTATGCAAG CTGGTTCCCCCGCAGGTGAAGCCGCAGCAACAGTCGTCCGGTGGCGGCGGAGCACAACCTGGCTCCTCGGTTCCCGGACCTAGTCCCATTGGACCTGGTCAGAGTCCGATCGGTCATCCACCAGCTAGCCTCCAGGGACCTCTTAGTCCTCCGCCCTTCAATTCCACCGGACAGCCATCACACATGAATTATCag TACCCGGGCTCGCAGCCGGCTCAGTACGGCAGCATGTCGGCAATCCCTTCGCCTCCAGCCGTCCTCTTCAACACGGGCTCAGGCCAGCTGCCCGCCCAAGCAGGCGGACTTTACGGTGCATTCCAACTGGATCAGAGCAGATCGCCCTTCACCCAGTATCCGCCGTACGCAGCTTCGCTACAGAGTTCGTTCAACCAGCAGAACATGTACTTGCAGCAGCCACCGCCGCCACATGCACCCAACGCACCCACTCCTGACATTTATCAAAACAATTTATCGCAATATCGCCTC ACAGCTGCAGCTGCACCTCCATTCGGACAGAATCAGCAACTAAGTAATAACCCGAATACCGTACTTATCAGTTCGTCATCTAATTCTCTGATGTCAGCCACTGTTAAGCCATCTTCCCAACCGATTGGTGCTATTGGCACAAAAGCTCCACACTTTCAGGCACCATCAGCTCCTCCACAAGCAAGCCAA CTGACATACATTCCGTACGATCCAAACCAAGTGTTGGGAGTGAGTGGCAGTTACATGGGTAATTCACAGCTAGTTCAGAGACCAGGACCGAACGTTCAACCGTCGGCGAACAACTATTACAGCGCGACTTCCGCTG ACGTTTTCTCTGGATCGCAAACGGGGTTTTACCAGCCCGGTGGTGCGGCCCAGCAGACCGGAGCTCATTACAGCCTGCAGGGGTTTGGCCAGCACAGCCAAAGCCTGGCAACTGGTAATGCACCACCCGTAGGACTACAGAATTTCGGCTCACAATTCCTATCCGGTTCGGGTCTGCAAAtagctgctgcagccgcggctCAGCAGTATCGCAACCCCACAGGTGGACTACCAGGCCCAGCTAATGCAGCCGCAACCTTTCTCAGCAAGCATCAACAACAGGAGCAACCACGACAACTGAAAAGTCCTTCGGGAAATCAGCAAGACGTAATAGCTTCGGTCTTTAGCTCAA CGTCACCAAAATCGAGAAAGCAACAGTCATCTTCTCAGCAACCACAGCCGAGTCCGACTCAACACCACAAATTCCAACAATATCAGGGTGTCAGTCAGTCGGCTCTGGTAAGCAGCTACCCTAACTAC GTTTTACAGCAACAGAACGTGCGAGGAATGGGAGGAATGCCGCCGCGGGGTGGAATCCAGCCGTCTCAGCAGCGTTATCCCCCACCAATTCAGCGACCCGTAGTGCCCTTCCCACCGGGACCCAACCCAAATAACTCACAGCAGGGCCAGCAACAGCAAAACTGTATGCcgaatcagcagcagcagtcgcagATGAACCGACATAGGCCTAACATTcaccaacagcagcaacaacaacgcaATATGAAAATGCAACAGCAATATTATTCGGGACAAA GCAACGTGAAGATGGATTCCAATGATAAAGTGGATTCACACAATGATAAAATTTCTGATAACAATGCTGGAAACCAATCTAGCGGAAACAAAAGTAATGCCAATCCACCAGAAAGCGACAACAAAGAAGAAGTAAGCCAACAAAACGAATAA